The DNA window AAAACGGGCGACGGCACGGCGCAGAACTTTCGGGAGGCGAAAACCTGGTTTGAACGCGCGGCGCTGTCGGGCAACAGCCGCGCGCAGGTCAATCTCGGCGTGATGTACGCCAACGGCGAGGGGTTCCCCGTCGATTTCGAGGAGGCCTGCTTCTGGTTCGAGCTGTCGAAACTCTGCGGCAACGAGGACGCGCAGCAAGGGCTGGATTTCGTCGCGCCGCAATTGGACGAGGCGGCCAAAGACCGCGCCCGGCGCCGCGCGCAGCGGACTTTCAAACGGATGCGACGGCAGCGTGACGAGCAGCCGTAAAGCTCGGCTTCTCCCCCGTCGCGCCGATCGACGGGCGGGACGAAAGAGTTTTTTTCCGGCAGAAAACCTTTCGAGCCGCGGAAAGACGAAGAGCGGCCGGAAACCGATGATCTGGATTTCATCGGCTTCCGGCCGCTCTGATTGTTCCACGTGGAACATCACGGCACGGGGGTATTCCGCGCTCTATTCAAGGCTGACGGAGCGGTTTTCGCGGTCGGCGACGACGATGCGGCACGTTCCGCCAAGACGGCGCCGCGCTTTTTCCGCAAGCATTTCCAGCGCGCGGCGCAGATCCTCGCGGCGTTCCGGCGCGACGGATTCGATGACCAGAAAAGCGTTGACCGTGTCCTCGGTCAGCATGGTGCGCTGGCCGTCGCGCCAGTTCCAGCAGCGGCATACGGCGCCGGCGTCGTCGCGGTAGCAGACTTCGCCGGGCAGCGTCGGCTCTTCCGCCTCGTCGCCAAGCGCCAAGAAAGGATCGCCGCCGGCGCTGACGTCGAGGCGCAGGTCTCCCCGAAAGGCGTCGAGATCTTCGCCGCCGACGGGGAACCCCCAGGTGAGCGACACGGCGTTGTAGATGTCCACCAGCGGGTTGACGCTGCCGAGCCCCTTGCCTTTTTCCACCCGCTTCAGCAGCGCTTCGATCGAGCTGCGCGCGCCCTTTTTCGTTTTGAAGAGCTTGAAGGCGTCGCGCCAGACCGCCACGACGGGACACTGGCTGAGCGTTTCGCCGCTGAGGAATTTCCTCGACTCGTTCAGCGCGCTCTCGAGGTCCGCGGCGATGGCGGAGCGGTCTTTCACCTTGTCGGCATGGTTTTCCAGGCCGCGGGCGACGACAATGCCGATCTCGGCTTGGGGAAACAGGTTCCAGAATGGTTCCGAAGCGATAAAGCGGGCCATATGCGCGTCTTCTCCTTACGTTCGCACGTTTCGTGCCGCTCTGCGCGTTCAACTTTCGCGGTAGATTTATTGGCGTTCGCAGAGCTCGAGCAGCACGCCGCCGGTCGATTTGGGATGCAGAAAGGCGATCATCGCGCCGCCCGCGCCGCGGCGGGGCTTCTCGTCGATCAGACGGACGCCCTTTTCTTTCAGCTCGGCCAAAGCCGCTTCGAGGTTCTCGACGCGGATCGCCACGTGATGCAGGCCGCCGCGGCCGCCGTTTTTCTCCATGAACTTGGCGACCGGGCTGTCGTCGCTGGTCGGTTCGAGAAGCTCGACCTCGGTGTCCCTGATGGGCAGAAACGCCGTCTTCACTTTCTGGTCGGCGACTTCCTCCACGCCGTGGCACGCGACGCCCAGCGTATCCTGCCAGAACGCCAGCGCTTCGTCGATGCTGGGCACGGCGACGCCGAGATGATCGACCACTGTAAGATTCATTTTCATATCCCCCTTTGAATGATCGTGGAACTTCGTTTCGCCTATGATAGCAGAAAAACGCCAAAGCTCAAAGCGGATTCTTTTCTCCGCCAGGTCATGCGGGCCGCCGGCTATCCTTCGAAAAAGCCGATCGCCGTCCCCAGCCGCGGGCCGATCCGCGGCGCCGCCCAGAGCGCGAAAAGGAGGCCGATCAGCAAAAACGGCGCCAGCGGCAGCGCGTCCTTTCGCCCGACGCGCTTCGCAAGCAGCAGGAACAGGGCGGCCACGCCGCCCGAGACGATGCCGCCGTACAGAGTCAGCGCCGTCAGTTTCCAGCCCAGCAGCGCCCCCAGTCCCGCCATCAGGGACACGTCACCCCAGCCCATGCCGCCGCGCGTAAGCAGGACGAGCAGCGCCAGCGGCACGGCCCCGGCCGCCGTGCCCAGAAGAATTTCCTTCGCTCCGGGCAGAACGCCGTAAGGCAGCCGCAGCGCCAGCGCCGCCGCCAGAGAAGCGGCGACGGCCCGGTCGTAAATATAGCCGTCGCTCAGGTCGGTCAGCGCGTGGAACTCGGCGAAGCACAGCGTCGCCGCGGCCAGCGCCCAGTCACGGCGCAGCGGCCAGCTCGAAACGAGCAGAGCCCAGAAAATGGCCGTCAGAACGGCGCAGCCGGCGAAGACGCGCCGGCCGGCAAGGATCTTTTTTTCATCGTCCGCCGTCCGGCGCGCGAACGTGCACACAAAGGCTCCGGCGGCAGCTCCGCACAGGGCGGCCGCCCAGCAGGGCATCATCGACTTTATTTGAACAGCGGCAGCAGCGCCTTGAACTCCGGCGTTCCCGACCGGTCCAGGAGCTGATAGACGACCGTCTCCGCCGGCAGCACGGCGACGCCCGCCGCCAGCAGGTTGCGCATCGCCAGCTCGTGATGCCGGCGGTTGCGGCTCGCGCACGCCTCTTCGACGACGGCGACATCGTAGCCGCGCTCTTTCAGCTCCATGGCCGTGGAAAAAACGCAGATATGGCTCTCGATGCCGAAGACGACGGCCGACCTCCGCCCGCAGCGCGCCAGCGCTGCCGCAAAACCGTCCGCGCCGAAGCACGAGAAGCTGGTTTTGTCCATCACCGCCGCGGAGCCGAGCAGCCCGCGCAGCGGCGGCACCGTCGCGCCCAGTCCCTTGGGATACTGCTCCGTAGCCAGCACGGGGATTTTCAACACCGCCGCCGACTTCAGCAGCCGCTCCGCCTCGTACAAGACCGGCTCGATCCCGCTCATCGCCGGCACCAATTTTTCCTGCAGGTCGATCATCACAAAAACGCATTTTTCCGCGCGCAGACGCACAGGCTCCATGTTATTCCTCCTCGGGACATAAATTTCACGCGACTTATTATCCCATACATTTCACGTCATGAGAACAAAGTCGATTTTTTGTGATATGCTTATTCAGTCGAAAAGTTCACGCTCTGTGGAGGTATAAAATGGACAAAGATTTTTCCGACGCGCCGACGCCGCTGACTGTCAGCTCGTTGATGCGCAGCATGCTCAATCCCGACTATCCGTCGCACATCGTCAGGCTGCTCAACCAGGTCAAAGGCTGGCTGACCAAATCGTTCCGCCTGGACGGCCTGGATCTGCCCTACTGGGAAGCGATCCGCGAGGATCCCGACATGTTCTTTGGCGAACTCTCGTGGCTCGAATCGCAGGCCGCCCTGCTGCCCGCCATAACGCCGCCGGCGCCGCGCCCCGAAGCCGTGGTGCTCTATCTCGGCGAAGTCGATCTCACCGACGCCATGCGCCTCGCCGTCGATTACAGCCTGATCTTTTCGCGCGAGGAGTGCCGCCGCATGTGGGTCGTCTCCGACTGCTGGATCCCCTTCGACGTGCTCGAATACAGCGACCACATCAAGGCCATGGCGGAACACGGCATATCGCTGCGCTTTCTCGTCGTCACGCCCTGGGGGTGGGTCGAACTGCCCGTCGCCGCGCTGGGCAAGGTGCAGCTGCCCGGCATTTCGTCCTCCGACGGCGGCGCGGGAAGAAACCGGCGGCGTCACGGAGACGACGACTGATCCGCAATTGCCTCATTGACGAAACAGGGACAATGATGTACAATTCCCGTCGTGTCCGGGGTGTAGCGCAGTCTGGTTAGCGCGCCTCGTTCGGGACGAGGAGGTCGGAGGTTCGAATCCTCTCACCCCGACCATTTTCGGATGCGCAAGCCCCGGCCTTGGCCGGGACTTTTTTTTGTCCGCAAAGATTTGATTGACTAAAATTGACCTTCCGATTAAAATAAACGCGCAGAGGAGTGACGGCGATGGAGCAGAAGAAGAAAGACTACGTGGTCGCGCTGAACCGCAAGGCGCGCCACGACTACTTCGTCGTCGACACCTTCGAATGCGGCGTCGTGCTGACCGGCACGGAGATCAAGTCGGTGCGCGCCGGCAAAGTCAACTTGAAAGACGGCTACGCCAAGTTCGAACGCGGCGAGCTGTGGCTGATGAACGTCCACATCTCCCCGTACGAAAAAGCGAGCTGGTACCAGCACGATCCGCGCCAAAACCGCAAGCTGCTGCTCCACAAGTCGGAACTGCGGCGGCTCAGCGCCAAGGTCAAAGAGAAAGGCTTCACGCTCGTTCCCCTTTCCATGTACCTGAAAGAGGGACGGCTGGCGAAAGTCGCGCTGGCTCTCGCGCAGGGAAAAAACGCGCACGACCGCCGCGACGCGATCATCGAACGCGACGCCAAGCGCGCCATCGCACGGGAGCTGCGCAACCGCGGCAAAGATTATTAGCCGATTGTGTGTCGTTCGTTGTCCACATTCATTGGGGGCGATCAGGTTCGACTGGTATGGTGGAAGTCTGAGAGCAGGCCGAGCGACAGGCGTTACCTGTCACAAAAAAGAAACGACAACAACTACGCACTGGCTGCTTAACCAAGCAACCGCCCGAGCAACTGAGAGCGCCCGCAAGGTTGTGAGGGTCAATCACTGCGAGCGGCGTATGGTCCCGGAACGTAGAGAGGCGGCGGCTGTTTTGTCGGTCACAGTCCCGCTTCTGCGCAGTAAAGAAATCGACTAAGCCTGTAGCCGCTCATTCATACACACCATGTCAGGACCGGGGTGCAATTCCCCGCGCCTCCACCAGAACGAAATCTCACGAAGAGTCACATAGAGACAAGGCCGGACATTGTCCGGCCTTGTCGTTGTAAAACGAAAACCGCCGGCATTGCCGGCGGTTATGATTTGAGCAAAATGACGAGACCGATTAACGTTGAGATACATCTTCAAAGAAGTTGAAACTGAATAGTGCGTTGTATTGACAACGCACATTTATCACACTACAATTTAAGACAGAAAGGAGCTGATGATCATGGCGACAACCAACGTCACCGTAAGAATGGACGAAAACCTGAAAGCCGATTTCGAAGAAATGCTCGCCGACTTCGGGCTGAATACGTCGGTGGCCATTAACATCTTTGCGCGCCAGGTTGTGTACGAGCGGCGGATCCCGTTCGCCATCGCGCGCGACCGCCCCAACGCTGCGACGCGCGCGGCCATGGAAGACACCCGCGCGCGCCGCGGCCTGAGCAAGACTTTCTCGTCCGTAAAAGACTTGATGGCCGATCTCGATGCTTAACCTCAGATATCAGTCGGCCTTCAAGAGCGACTACAAGCGTATCCGCAAGCGTGGGTACGATATTCGGCGGCTGGAAGACGTCATCGAAACGCTCGCAAAAGAGCTGCCTCTCCCCAAAGAGTGCCGCGCCCACGATTTGGGCGGCAATTGGTCAGGGTTTCGCGAGTGCCATATCGAGCCGGACTGGTTGCTCGTCTACGCTATTGACCATAACGATTTGGTCTTGATCCTCAGCCGTACCGGTTCGCACAGCGATCTGTTCGGATAAAAGCAAAGGACGTTCTCTCGCGAGAGCGCCCGTTTTGTAAAACAAGTGCAGGACGGGCGGGAGGAAAAAACTCCCGCTCGTCCTGCGCTTTGCGCCGAGGGATCGCAGATTTTCCGGCCAAGGGGCCGATCTTTCACGATGCCAGTTCCGAAGTGACCTGCGCCGCAATTTCCCGCAAACGGGCCACGCCGCGTTCGACGACGTCGTCCGTCAGGCGGTTGGTTGGTCCGGAGAGATTCAGCGCCGCAAGGACCTGTCCGTTTTTGTCGAAAATGGGGACGCCGATCCCCACGCTTCCCTGCCCCATTTCATCGTAGGAGACGGCGTACCCTTTTTTGCGGATTTCCTGCAGCTTCTCCGGCGAAACGCCGGGGTCGGACTTCATCACCGCCGCCTGCACCTTGGGCGGCAAAAACGCCAGCAGCGCCGTCCCGCCGCCGCCCAGCGTCAGCGGCAGTTCCTCTCCGACCAGCACGGTCTGGCGCAGCGGATGCGTGCTCTCGATGCGGTCGATGCAGAGACGCTTGAAGTTATGGTAAATATACACGGAAACGTTCTCGTTGAATTCCCTGTGCACTTTGACCAGATACGGATGCGCCGCGAGGCGCAGTTCCTCTTTATCGTCCACAAGTTCGCCGAGCATTTTCACGGCCATGCCGGGAAAATACTTGCGGTTCTCGGGATTCCTCGACAAAAAACCTTTTTCCGCCAGCGTTTGGATCAGCCGATAGGTGCTTGTCGTGTTGCGGCCGACCGTCCTGGCGATCTCCGTCAGCGAAAGTTCACGATGATTTTTCAAAAAGCACAGAAGCACGTCGAGCCCATGTTCCAGAGTTCTCGACGTCGACTCGCTTTTCGTTGAATCCGACATTTTCCCCACTCCTTCGAGAAGAGCATCGCGTCGCGATCATTTCAATAAATACC is part of the Pyramidobacter porci genome and encodes:
- a CDS encoding prepilin peptidase, with the protein product MPCWAAALCGAAAGAFVCTFARRTADDEKKILAGRRVFAGCAVLTAIFWALLVSSWPLRRDWALAAATLCFAEFHALTDLSDGYIYDRAVAASLAAALALRLPYGVLPGAKEILLGTAAGAVPLALLVLLTRGGMGWGDVSLMAGLGALLGWKLTALTLYGGIVSGGVAALFLLLAKRVGRKDALPLAPFLLIGLLFALWAAPRIGPRLGTAIGFFEG
- a CDS encoding B3/B4 domain-containing protein, with amino-acid sequence MARFIASEPFWNLFPQAEIGIVVARGLENHADKVKDRSAIAADLESALNESRKFLSGETLSQCPVVAVWRDAFKLFKTKKGARSSIEALLKRVEKGKGLGSVNPLVDIYNAVSLTWGFPVGGEDLDAFRGDLRLDVSAGGDPFLALGDEAEEPTLPGEVCYRDDAGAVCRCWNWRDGQRTMLTEDTVNAFLVIESVAPERREDLRRALEMLAEKARRRLGGTCRIVVADRENRSVSLE
- a CDS encoding isochorismatase family protein; the encoded protein is MEPVRLRAEKCVFVMIDLQEKLVPAMSGIEPVLYEAERLLKSAAVLKIPVLATEQYPKGLGATVPPLRGLLGSAAVMDKTSFSCFGADGFAAALARCGRRSAVVFGIESHICVFSTAMELKERGYDVAVVEEACASRNRRHHELAMRNLLAAGVAVLPAETVVYQLLDRSGTPEFKALLPLFK
- the mce gene encoding methylmalonyl-CoA epimerase, which gives rise to MNLTVVDHLGVAVPSIDEALAFWQDTLGVACHGVEEVADQKVKTAFLPIRDTEVELLEPTSDDSPVAKFMEKNGGRGGLHHVAIRVENLEAALAELKEKGVRLIDEKPRRGAGGAMIAFLHPKSTGGVLLELCERQ
- a CDS encoding type II toxin-antitoxin system YafQ family toxin, whose translation is MLNLRYQSAFKSDYKRIRKRGYDIRRLEDVIETLAKELPLPKECRAHDLGGNWSGFRECHIEPDWLLVYAIDHNDLVLILSRTGSHSDLFG
- a CDS encoding type II toxin-antitoxin system RelB/DinJ family antitoxin, giving the protein MATTNVTVRMDENLKADFEEMLADFGLNTSVAINIFARQVVYERRIPFAIARDRPNAATRAAMEDTRARRGLSKTFSSVKDLMADLDA
- a CDS encoding IclR family transcriptional regulator; the encoded protein is MSDSTKSESTSRTLEHGLDVLLCFLKNHRELSLTEIARTVGRNTTSTYRLIQTLAEKGFLSRNPENRKYFPGMAVKMLGELVDDKEELRLAAHPYLVKVHREFNENVSVYIYHNFKRLCIDRIESTHPLRQTVLVGEELPLTLGGGGTALLAFLPPKVQAAVMKSDPGVSPEKLQEIRKKGYAVSYDEMGQGSVGIGVPIFDKNGQVLAALNLSGPTNRLTDDVVERGVARLREIAAQVTSELAS
- the smpB gene encoding SsrA-binding protein SmpB produces the protein MEQKKKDYVVALNRKARHDYFVVDTFECGVVLTGTEIKSVRAGKVNLKDGYAKFERGELWLMNVHISPYEKASWYQHDPRQNRKLLLHKSELRRLSAKVKEKGFTLVPLSMYLKEGRLAKVALALAQGKNAHDRRDAIIERDAKRAIARELRNRGKDY